Genomic window (Marinobacter fonticola):
GGCTCCTCTGTCTCCACCAGTGCCCTTGTAACCGCCAGGGCTTATTTTTCCATAAAAATAGGAGCTTCCTCCGCCACTGCCTCTAAATTCCATGCTTACCGTGGAGCCTTCGCCTTTGGTTGAATAGCCATCCATCCATAGTGCGAAGAGTTTTTGGTTATCGCTGGCTCCCGCAACAGTAGGGTGGGAGTAGTTGGTGGGCACACGCAGCCAGAAGCTCATCCATATTTCTGGATGAGCCTCGCCTATTTGAAATCTTTGTTCTACCCAGCTTTTTCCGACGTTATAACGGAAATTTAGTGAATGATTGCCGGTTTTTGCTTGCCAGTTACTGTCTAATGGGGCTGGTTCGTTGAGTAGTGACGTCTTGAACACCTCGGTTGTGGCGGTAACAACGGAAGTAGAGGTGGTGTTTGACCAATCGAATCCAACTGAACTTGTTGTAGACATATTTCCGGACTCAAATGAGTCGGATACTAATGATTCGCTGCTGGCTACCGTGCCAAAGGCCATGATTCCCGCTGCAGTGAAGGCAGCCACAAGTTTGTGCATGAAATCCCCCAAAATAATAAGTTTTCTCATATTAAGCGTAACGCAGAGGCGAGTTATTGTATCCAGAATATGGGTGTATTTTGGTTACCGACCGTTAATGGCTAGATGCTGATTTGTCGCTATTTTGGACATGTTTTTAAACGTTGCTGTATACTTGATGGCAGCTGTGGGCGCGCCACCTACTATCCCAATGTAGCATAATTTGGGAACGCTGCGCAGTTCTCCGATGGAGGGCTGGAGGCATCGAAACGGTCAAAATGAGGTTCGTCTAACCAATTTTTTACAGGTATGTCAGGGTCGCTTACACATTAGAGCTTCTCTCACTTCGATCGTCATATTTCACATAGTTTAATATCGCTTTTTTGAAATACGGCCCAATTCATGCATTAGCGGCAGTTCGTACATCATTAATGGGAGTTACGCTCATGGAATCAAATGTGAACAAAGCAAAAAGCAGCTCGCGAACAGTGGCCGCAGCGATCTGCCTGGTGATGGCGGTGCTAGCCGCATCGTCGACGGCCAAAGCCTACTCTATTGTTATTGAGCCGGACCATTTCCATGAGGGAGTCGATCTGTCGAATGTCTCCCCTTACGTTACTCTGCAGTATCTGGTCGGGGATTTGGGTACTGAATCAGTTAATGCCACCAAGCCTGAGTTTAACTTCGCCGCCCCTACAGGTGAATTAGTATTTGGCAACTTCGCGGCTGGCTGGATTCAGTGTGAGGGCCGCATCGAATGCATTTCCGGGTTTGGTATGACGTTTCATCAGCCCGTGGACTGGGTT
Coding sequences:
- a CDS encoding PEP-CTERM sorting domain-containing protein, encoding MESNVNKAKSSSRTVAAAICLVMAVLAASSTAKAYSIVIEPDHFHEGVDLSNVSPYVTLQYLVGDLGTESVNATKPEFNFAAPTGELVFGNFAAGWIQCEGRIECISGFGMTFHQPVDWVSLKGINGVYGYTGEDREFGADAVWFAFDANGDYLAFGSEGGGHEDNRGIPFDMNWSIPGMASLVVGGDTISAFEFDDLRFKLKLATVPEPGALALLGMGLAGLVAFGRGKRDMALFPA